Proteins found in one Pocillopora verrucosa isolate sample1 chromosome 12, ASM3666991v2, whole genome shotgun sequence genomic segment:
- the LOC131768340 gene encoding hemicentin-2-like isoform X2, with the protein MHAPNRCERQQKTSCVMETGSLTICLYALFVFSAEGAPVFTEEPKNPFLAVEGDNVTLEWRYSLGKDVSLSQALFEKDTQILDKYSPFVKPWIKPSYRGRILVDITNNYTSIIFLGVKRTDEGSYKLTVISSEDRARNESKLEISILYLDQPNITSPDTRPVEGTDVSLSCFVDGKPTPTVSWTVNGSPLNTSRNSRVSLSNLNELLTIMSLDRTDSGEYQCVANNSLGNVSSNPSALRVQYPPAIALSPLNATKEEGENFTWFCEASGNPEPNISWIFNGSHINTNYNPNIVFSKDKRKLTITNVSRKDSGEYQCLASNNIGNASSQVATFDVLYIPEITAHPDNVTEKEGENVTLFCNAMGNPVPKISWNKGESPLSNSSRVNLSADNKHLTLTNVKRVDSGEYRCVAANSLGYDTSNPAYLGVQFKPEISPLPRLIQRIEGEKLTIFCNATGNPLPTTSWTKDGNSVCTSYGSRVNLSYEGKQLIVKNVSKGDNGVYRCVAENSLGNVTSHGTTLEVHYIPGVTMIGGPQQFAIVGKVKKLLCEYDAMPPVSEVQWIKDGDVIARNSSLLVNESCISVPHYNESQIQLLISQSTSQDAGNYSCLVINAVGNSSQRTSVISQELPLITTRPEGKTPVEGEKITLPCNATGNPEPSISWVKDGSPIKSKSRIGLSKDNKRLTITNISRTDSGEYQCVARNRVGNDTSNSRVVVLFEPEVTIDGDQEQYLAKGSNIWLICRYEASPPVSEVQWIKEGTVIVRNTSVQINDSRVTIPSFNESQIQLSITAASLKDGGNYTCKVTNILGSTRDTTLIIIKDKPEIVTHPQNITTREGQNVTLYCNVTGSPVPTISWYKNGYPINNSFSTIFSPSHEQLTIRNVNRIDSGDYTCQAKNRVGTDTSNASTINVQFRAEIVFHPQVNVIKEEGSNLTLFCNATGNPAPIISWTKDGSPTKNNSRIRFSKHNRLLTISNVNRTDSGHYRCVAKNSLGNDTSNVSTVNIQYKPEITSHPKSVDIKEGGNVTFSCNYTANPSPTTSWTKDESPITNDSRISYSVVNKVLTITNVNRKDSGEYRCEASNKLGNDTSEAAELNVKYRPEITKHPQNVTVAERNNVTLTCNATGNPEPQFSWFKVENTVKSNNRINMSAKTSHLTITDVNRHDSEGYLCVAHNEVGNDTSIIVILDVQYKPEIATHPHNIRTREGQNVTIYCNATGNPVPTISWYKNEYPISNGFRIILSPGYEQLTIRNVNRIDSGNYTCRGNNSVGEDTSDASTINVQFRAEIVYHPQTNVIKEEGSDLTLFCNATGNPAPIILWTKDGSPINNNSRIRFSTHNMLLTISNVNRTDSGHYRCVANNSLGNDTSNVATVDIQYKPDITIRPKSRDIEEGGNVTFSCNSTANPLPTTSWTKDESPITSNSRISYSVVNKVLTITNVNGNDSGEYRCVASNKLGNDTSKAAKLNVKYEPEIITDPSDDTVKEGQNTTLYCNATGNPLPAISWKKVGHSIGNNSRISYSAESNELRIINVYRTDRGKYHCVASNSIGNASSHAATLAVEYKSEITTHPSNVTKKKGENVTLHCNATGYPLPTLSWTKDGSDISNNSRISFSADKKQLAITKANRVDRGAYRCVANNSLGNDASMAAVVDVQFAPEISIHPRNVTIVGGDSVTFSCSVVGNPTPSVVWEKDRKDLNVTGNSRFNLSSRNNNPSLEIAEVHSSDSGQYRCVAENSKNISYSSAATLTVQYVPDPPEDVKVISRASREVNVSWTAGSNGNSAIQNYTVEIREDKQTFRDAICQGTLLKNNCVIYSTRVSIKELLPWTTYYLRVFARNMIGPGNYSSVVNVTTEGEVPSSAPPFNVTVLNSTAVNVSWQMLTKEDARGDILGYYILYKRKSEPEASWKNKTVDRAETTSLVLASLDEYTSYQFAIQAFNRKGVSGRSEIVERETDEGVVPEPPQNITVITKGSRAINISWTAGFDGNSAIGNYTVEISEHDQIFKDVICQGSLSSSACVVSSLSTTASLTGLFPWTIYNIRVFARNKIGRSSSSPILNVTTDEAEPSRGAENVSFSEVNYTTNRITWAELPKEAANGVIKLYEVRLELKESCLKVDFTFHAMNTTKTSELLTGFWMCAKYEVSVRGYTVAGPGPYGKAIVVQTKSSFKSLL; encoded by the exons ATGCATGCACCCAATCGATGTGAAAGACAACAAAAGACATCCTGTGTAATGGAGACAGGTTCACTTACAATCTGTCTGTATGCTCTTTTCGTGTTTTCCGCCGAAG GTGCGCCGGTGTTTACTGAAGAACCTAAAAATCCATTCCTTGCTGTGGAAGGTGACAATGTTACGCTGGAATGGAGGTACTCACTTGGCAAAGACGTATCTCTCTCTCAGGCGTTATTTGAAAAAGATACGCAGATTTTAGACAAATATTCCCCTTTTGTCAAACCATGGATAAAACCATCTTACCGCGGTCGCATACTCGTGGACATTACAAATAATTACACATCAATCATTTTCCTCGGTGTGAAAAGAACGGACGAGGGAAGCTACAAGTTGACAGTTATCTCCAGCGAAGACCGAGcaagaaatgaaagtaaattgGAGATTTCGATACTGT ATTTAGATCAACCAAATATTACTTCACCGGATACCAGACCCGTGGAAGGAACTGACGTGTCTTTATCGTGTTTTGTTGATGGTAAACCCACACCAACAGTATCCTGGACTGTGAATGGTTCTCCACTAAATACAAGCAGAAATTCAAGGGTTTCCCTGAGCAATTTAAACGAGCTACTGACTATAATGAGCTTAGACAGAACAGACAGTGGAGAATACCAGTGTGTGGCGAACAACAGTCTTGGAAATGTTTCTTCCAATCCCAGTGCACTTAGAGTGCAAT ATCCACCGGCGATCGCTCTCAGTCCCTTGAATGCCACAAAAGAGGAGGGGGAAAATTTCACTTGGTTTTGTGAGGCTTCAGGAAATCCAGAGCCAAATATATCATGGATCTTTAACGGGTCTCATATCAATACGAATTACAATCCTAacattgttttttcaaaagacaaacGGAAATTGACGATTACGAATGTTAGCAGGAAAGACAGCGGAGAATACCAATGTCTGGCGTCCAATAACATCGGAAATGCTTCTTCCCAAGTTGCAACATTTGATGTACTAT ACATACCAGAGATCACTGCTCATCCGGACAATGTGactgaaaaagaaggagaaaatgtCACCTTATTTTGTAACGCTATGGGGAATCCGGTACCAAAAATATCATGGAATAAGGGAGAATCACCACTTAGTAACAGCTCCAGGGTTAATTTGTCGGCGGATAACAAACACCTTACTTTAACGAATGTAAAAAGAGTAGACAGCGGAGAATACCGATGTGTGGCCGCTAACAGCCTTGGATACGATACCTCCAATCCTGCTTATTTAGGAGTGCAAT TTAAACCCGAGATCAGCCCTCTTCCACGATTGATTCAGAGAATCGAAGGAGAGAAGTTGACTATATTTTGCAACGCCACTGGAAATCCACTACCGACAACATCATGGACTAAAGACGGGAATTCTGTGTGCACCAGTTACGGTTCGAGAGTGAATTTGTCTTACGAAGGAAAACAGCTCATTGTCAAGAATGTGAGCAAAGGAGACAATGGAGTGTACCGATGTGTGGCGGAAAACAGTCTTGGAAATGTTACGTCCCATGGCACTACCTTGGAAGTGCATT ATATACCAGGAGTCACAATGATTGGTGGTCCACAACAATTTGCAATTGTCGGTAAAGTAAAGAAACTCCTATGCGAGTACGATGCTATGCCACCCGTGTCTGAAGTGCAGTGGATAAAAGATGGAGATGTGATTGCTAGAAATTCTAGTCTGCTGGTTAACGAGTCCTGCATCTCTGTTCCTCATTACAATGAAAGTCAAATACAGTTACTTATAAGTCAAAGTACTTCCCAGGATGCTGGAAACTACTCCTGCCTTGTTATTAATGCTGTTGGTAACTCATCCCAGAGGACGTCAGTCATAAGCCAGG AACTGCCCTTAATCACCACCCGTCCAGAAGGGAAAACTCCCGTAGAGGGAGAAAAGATAACTCTGCCCTGTAACGCCACCGGAAATCCAGAACCATCAATATCCTGGGTTAAAGATGGATCTCCCATAAAGAGCAAATCTAGGATCGGCCTTTCAAAAGACAATAAGCGATTAACAATAACGAATATAAGCAGAACAGACAGCGGTGAATACCAGTGTGTGGCGAGAAACAGAGTTGGAAATGATACCTCAAATTCCAGAGTGGTTGTTCTTT TTGAACCCGAGGTTACAATTGATGGCGATCAGGAGCAATATTTGGCTAAAGGCAGCAATATCTGGCTGATATGTCGGTATGAAGCGTCGCCACCAGTGTCTGAAGTGCAATGGATAAAAGAAGGAACTGTGATTGTTCGAAATACTTCAGTGCAGATTAATGATTCAAGAGTGACAATTCCATCTTTCAATGAGAGTCAAATACAGTTGTCAATCACTGCAGCTTCCCTAAAGGATGGGGGAAATTACACCTGTAAAGTCACGAATATTTTAGGCAGCACGCGGGATACGACATTGATCATAATCAAAG ATAAACCTGAGATCGTGACGCATCCTCAAAATATCACAACAAGAGAAGGTCAAAACGTGACTTTATATTGTAACGTTACTGGAAGTCCAGTTCCAACAATATCATGGTACAAGAATGGATATCCTATAAATAACAGCTTCAGTACCATTTTTTCACCAAGCCATGAACAGTTGACAATAAGGAATGTGAACAGAATAGACAGTGGCGATTACACATGTCAAGCAAAAAACAGAGTTGGAACGGATACTTCTAACGCTTCCACGATTAATGTTCAGT TTCGAGCTGAGATCGTCTTTCATCCTCAAGTGAATGTCATAAAAGAAGAGGGAAGTAAtttgactttattttgtaatgcCACTGGAAACCCAGCACCGATAATATCATGGACCAAAGATGGATCTCCCACAAAAAACAATTCCAGAATCAGGTTTTCAAAACATAACCGGCTGTTGACCATATCAAATGTGAACAGAACAGACAGCGGCCACTACCGTTGTGTAGCGAAGAACAGCTTGGGAAATGATACCTCAAACGTTTCTACTGTTAACATTCAAT ATAAACCTGAGATTACTTCTCATCCTAAAAGTGTGGATATAAAAGAAGGAGGAAACGTGACCTTTTCTTGTAATTATACTGCAAATCCATCACCGACAACATCATGGACTAAAGATGAATCGCCTATAACTAACGATTCGAGGATCAGTTATTCAGTTGTCAATAAAGTTTTGACAATAACGAATGTGAACAGAAAGGACAGTGGAGAATACAGATGTGAGGCGAGCAACAAACTTGGAAACGACACATCAGAAGCTGCTGAATTAAATGTGAAAT ATCGCCCTGAGATAACAAAACATCCGCAGAATGTTACGGTAGCAGAAAGAAATAATGTGACCTTAACTTGTAATGCTACCGGAAATCCAGAGCCACAGTTTTCATGGTTTAAAGTTGAAAATACTGTGAAAAGCAACAACAGGATTAATATGTCAGCAAAAACGTCGCACCTGACAATAACAGATGTGAACAGACATGACAGCGAAGGATACCTGTGTGTCGCCCATAATGAAGTTGGAAACGATACCTCGATAATTGTCATATTAGATGTGCAAT ATAAACCTGAGATCGCGACGCATCCTCACAATATCAGAACAAGAGAAGGTCAAAACGTGACTATATATTGTAACGCTACTGGAAATCCAGTTCCAACAATATCATGGTACAAGAATGAATATCCTATAAGTAACGGCTTCAGGATCATTTTGTCTCCAGGCTATGAACAGTTGACAATAAGGAATGTGAACAGAATAGACAGTGGCAATTACACATGTCGAGGGAACAACTCAGTTGGAGAGGATACTTCGGACGCTTCCACGATTAATGTTCAGT TTCGAGCTGAAATTGTCTATCATCCTCAAACGAATGTGATCAAAGAAGAGGGGAGtgatttgactttgttttgtaATGCCACTGGAAACCCAGCACCGATAATATTATGGACCAAAGATGGATCTCCCATAAACAACAATTCCAGGATCAGGTTTTCAACACATAACATGCTGTTGACCATATCAAATGTGAACAGAACAGACAGCGGCCACTACCGATGTGTAGCGAACAACAGCTTGGGAAATGATACCTCAAACGTTGCTACTGTTGACATCCAAT ATAAACCTGATATTACTATTCGTCCTAAAAGCAGGGATATAGAAGAAGGAGGAAACGTGacattttcttgtaattctACTGCAAATCCATTACCGACAACTTCATGGACTAAAGATGAGTCGCCTATAACTAGCAATTCGAGGATCAGTTATTCAGTTGTCaataaagttttgacgataacGAATGTCAACGGAAATGACAGTGGAGAATACAGATGTGTGGCGAGCAACAAACTTGGAAACGATACATCAAAAGCTGCTAAATTAAATGTGAAAT ATGAACCGGAAATTATCACTGATCCCTCTGATGACACGGTGAAGGAAGGACAAAACACCACCCTTTATTGTAACGCGACTGGAAATCCATTACCAGCAATATCATGGAAAAAAGTTGGACATTCTATTGGCAATAATTCCAGGATCAGTTATTCAGCAGAGAGCAACGAGTTGAGGATAATAAATGTGTACAGAACAGACAGAGGAAAATACCATTGTGTGGCTAGCAATAGCATTGGTAATGCCAGCTCACACGCTGCTACATTAGCTGTAGAAT ATAAAAGTGAGATTACCACTCATCCTAgtaatgtgacaaaaaaaaaaggcgaaaacgTTACGTTACACTGTAATGCTACTGGATATCCGCTCCCTACTCTATCGTGGACCAAAGATGGGTCTGACATAAGTAACAATTCCAGGATCAGCTTTTCAGCAGACAAAAAGCAGTTGGCAATCACCAAAGCGAACCGAGTAGACAGAGGAGCATACCGATGTGTGGCGAACAACAGCCTCGGAAATGATGCGTCTATGGCTGCTGTTGTAGATGTCCAGT TTGCACCTGAAATCTCCATACATCCGAGGAATGTCACAATAGTAGGAGGAGATAGTGTGACTTTTAGTTGTTCAGTCGTGGGGAACCCAACTCCCAGCGTTGTTTGGGAAAAGGACAGAAAAGACCTAAATGTAACAGGAAATAGTCGATTTAACTTGTCCTCAAGGAACAATAATCCCAGTTTAGAAATTGCAGAAGTTCACAGCTCAGACTCAGGACAATACAGATGTGTAGCTGAAAACAGCAAGAATATATCATATTCATCTGCAGCTACCCTCACAGTGCAGT ATGTACCAGACCCACCAGAGGATGTCAAAGTGATCTCAAGAGCTTCACGGGAAGTGAATGTCTCCTGGACGGCTGGTTCTAATGGAAACAGCGCTATTCAGAACTACACAGTGGAAATCAGAGAAGATAAGCAGACTTTCAGAGATGCCATATGTCAAGGAACACTCTTAAAGAATAATTGTGTGATTTACTCCACAAGAGTTTCTATCAAAGAGCTGCTTCCTTGGACAACATATTACCTCAGGGTGTTTGCCAGGAACATGATTGGTCCTGGTAACTACAGCTCTGTAGTAAATGTTACCACCGAAGGAGAAG TACCAAGTTCCGCTCCACCATTTAACGTGACTGTCCTCAATTCTACTGCTGTTAACGTTTCTTGGCAG ATGCTCACTAAGGAAGACGCTAGAGGTGATATTCTGGGCTATTACATTCTGTACAAGAGAAAAAGCGAGCCAGAGGCATCGTGGAAGAACAAAACTGTTGACAGAGCGGAGACTACGTCTTTAGTACTGGCGTCTCTAGATGAGTACACATCATACCAGTTTGCCATACAGGCCTTCAACCGCAAGGGTGTCAGCGGTCGGAGTGAAATTGTGGAGAGAGAGACAGATGAAGGTG TTGTTCCAGAGCCACCTCAGAACATTACTGTTATCACAAAGGGTTCGCGAGCTATAAATATCTCCTGGACGGCTGGTTTTGATGGAAATAGTGCCATTGGAAACTACACAGTAGAGATCAGTGAACATGATCAGATCTTTAAGGATGTTATTTGTCAAGGATCACTCTCAAGCAGTGCATGCGTggtttccagtctctccacaaCTGCTTCTCTTACAGGTCTTTTTCCTTGGACAATATATAATATCAGAGTGTTTGCCAGAAACAAAATTGGCAGAAGTAGCAGCAGCCCTATTCTTAATGTTACCACAGATGAAGCAG AACCAAGTCGCGGagcagaaaatgtttcttttagtGAAGTAAACTACACGACAAACAGAATCACTTGGGCAGAACTTCCTAAAGAGGCGGCAAATGGTGTTATTAAACTTTACGAAGTCCGTCTCGAGTTAAAGGAGAGCTGTTTGAAGGTTGACTTTACCTTTCATGCGATGAACACAACCAAAACAAGTGAATTACTGACTGGCTTCTGGATGTGTGCAAAGTATGAAGTGTCTGTTAGAGGTTACACTGTGGCAGGGCCTGGACCTTATGGCAAAGCTATAGTCGTTCAAACAAAAA GTTCTTTCAAGTCATTGTTATAA